A genome region from Bacteroides stercoris ATCC 43183 includes the following:
- a CDS encoding DUF2500 family protein: MRNAVCENLQCHFYFYICRKIQIKAMGILFIKILRIFVVLAVLFSGTMGYVISEKTLAAWWIPVGVALAAGMLTLPLYRKWIWLTTVENRIVNVLCHLVCVGSFCYVLFLSGNNLLADADEYEVTVTVLDKRMEQHEKRRKVGKHRYVSDGMRYEYYLEVAFDNGTVKTLHVSRAVYRNAQKGQPKALSLSQGGLGLPVIKQGI, translated from the coding sequence ATGCGGAATGCTGTGTGTGAGAATTTGCAATGTCACTTTTATTTTTATATTTGCAGGAAAATACAAATTAAAGCGATGGGGATTCTGTTTATTAAAATATTACGCATTTTTGTGGTCTTGGCTGTATTGTTCTCGGGCACTATGGGATATGTGATTTCTGAGAAAACATTGGCAGCCTGGTGGATACCTGTTGGCGTAGCATTGGCGGCAGGTATGTTGACTCTTCCTCTCTATCGGAAGTGGATATGGCTGACGACCGTAGAGAACAGGATTGTGAATGTACTGTGTCATTTGGTATGCGTGGGTTCTTTCTGTTATGTATTGTTTCTTTCAGGCAACAATTTGTTGGCTGACGCTGACGAGTATGAGGTAACTGTAACCGTACTCGATAAACGTATGGAGCAACATGAAAAACGGCGCAAGGTAGGAAAGCATCGTTATGTATCCGATGGTATGCGCTATGAATATTATCTCGAAGTAGCTTTTGATAATGGTACGGTAAAAACATTGCATGTTTCTCGTGCCGTTTATAGGAATGCACAGAAAGGGCAGCCGAAAGCCTTGTCTTTAAGTCAGGGCGGATTGGGGCTTCCGGTTATAAAGCAAGGTATATAG
- a CDS encoding IS1182 family transposase gives MTKIHFRPYIPNQTVLFPQRIDEDIAENDPVRMVDALVEGLNLESFRKLYKECGRSPYHPKMMLKVILYAYMNNIYSCRKIEKLLHRDIHYIWLAGYEKPDFITINRFRNRVKKEINEVFTQTVLILSSKGFISLNVEYIDGTKIESKANKYTFVWRKTVERNRERLMKKIHVLLGQIDDVIAQEKSSENNEEVEFTPAMLTEMAGELRHALEQVSEPSAKEEKTELKKKRKQLKELEEHRDKLQEYDCHLETLQERNSYSKTDKDATFMRMKEDAMRNGQTKPGYNLQIGTENQFITDFALFPNPTDTLTLIPFLQSFSNRYERMAHTVVADSGYGSEENYRFMSENGMEAYVKYNYFHMEQRPRFKPAPFKAENFYYNEEHDFCICPMGQRMRRIGTRNVKTASGYVSENARYRAVRCEGCPLRCRYFKAKGNRTIELNHRLRQYKRRAKELLCSEKGLKHRGQRCIEPEAVFGQIKNNMNYKRFRHFEKDKVFMDFAFLAIAFNIKKMCAKLTKEGMNRLIGWFYELTVALFRCWRHINQRNLRIIAA, from the coding sequence ATGACAAAGATACATTTTCGTCCTTACATTCCCAACCAAACCGTTCTTTTTCCTCAAAGAATTGATGAGGATATTGCAGAAAACGATCCGGTGCGCATGGTTGACGCCCTGGTTGAGGGCTTGAATCTTGAAAGTTTCAGAAAGCTGTATAAGGAATGCGGCCGCAGCCCTTACCACCCCAAGATGATGCTCAAGGTCATTCTGTATGCCTATATGAACAACATCTACTCCTGCCGGAAAATTGAAAAGCTTCTTCACCGTGACATCCATTATATCTGGCTGGCCGGATATGAGAAACCGGATTTCATTACCATCAACCGTTTCCGCAACCGGGTGAAGAAGGAAATCAACGAGGTGTTTACGCAAACCGTACTTATTCTCTCTTCCAAAGGCTTCATCAGCCTGAATGTGGAATACATTGACGGGACAAAGATCGAATCCAAAGCCAACAAGTACACTTTCGTCTGGCGAAAAACGGTTGAGCGGAACCGTGAACGCCTGATGAAGAAGATACATGTCCTGTTAGGACAGATAGACGATGTCATTGCCCAGGAGAAGTCATCAGAGAACAATGAGGAGGTTGAGTTCACTCCGGCCATGCTGACTGAAATGGCAGGAGAATTGCGTCATGCACTGGAACAGGTTTCCGAGCCATCCGCGAAAGAGGAAAAGACTGAACTGAAAAAGAAACGCAAACAGCTGAAGGAACTGGAAGAACACAGGGACAAACTGCAGGAATACGACTGCCATCTGGAAACACTGCAAGAGAGGAATTCCTATTCCAAGACGGACAAGGACGCTACTTTTATGAGAATGAAGGAGGATGCCATGCGCAACGGACAGACGAAGCCCGGTTACAACCTTCAAATCGGCACCGAAAATCAGTTCATCACCGATTTTGCACTCTTCCCGAACCCTACGGATACACTGACCCTGATTCCTTTCCTGCAATCTTTTTCAAACAGGTATGAACGGATGGCCCATACGGTGGTTGCTGATTCCGGCTATGGCTCCGAAGAGAATTACCGCTTCATGTCCGAAAACGGCATGGAAGCCTACGTAAAGTACAACTATTTCCACATGGAGCAGCGGCCGAGATTCAAACCGGCCCCGTTCAAGGCCGAAAACTTCTACTACAATGAAGAACATGACTTCTGCATCTGCCCTATGGGGCAAAGGATGCGGAGGATAGGCACCAGGAATGTGAAAACCGCATCCGGATATGTCAGCGAAAATGCACGGTACAGAGCTGTCAGGTGTGAAGGCTGTCCCCTGCGATGCCGCTATTTTAAAGCAAAAGGAAACAGGACGATAGAACTGAATCATAGGCTTAGACAATACAAGCGGAGAGCCAAAGAACTGCTCTGCTCTGAGAAAGGACTGAAACACAGAGGGCAGAGATGCATAGAACCGGAAGCCGTGTTCGGACAAATTAAAAACAATATGAACTACAAACGTTTCCGACATTTTGAAAAGGACAAGGTCTTCATGGACTTTGCCTTCCTAGCCATTGCCTTCAATATAAAAAAGATGTGTGCAAAACTGACAAAAGAAGGTATGAACAGGCTGATTGGATGGTTTTATGAGCTTACTGTCGCTTTATTTAGATGCTGGAGACACATAAATCAAAGAAATCTTCGAATTATCGCAGCTTGA
- a CDS encoding N-acetyltransferase, with protein sequence MENSLSKYIILTEENMAKEHICCAFSDKKCTAGYELKKEWLTKEFANGYVFRRLDARAKVFIEYVPAEYAWLPVTAPNYLMVNCFWVSGQYKGQGHGYNLLQFVIEDAKKQQKDGLVTVVGTKKNHFMSDTKWLLQHGFEEVEKLPNGFSLLVMNFHENSAVPYFNDCVKSGECPDKQGMVAYYSNRCPYTDYYVDGMLRVLAQEKNIPLKVIKLETREQAQNSPTPATIFSLFCNGKFVTTDLSVCTETKFVKLINL encoded by the coding sequence ATGGAAAATAGCTTATCTAAATACATCATTCTAACAGAAGAAAACATGGCCAAAGAGCATATCTGCTGTGCATTCTCTGATAAAAAATGCACAGCAGGTTATGAGTTGAAAAAAGAATGGCTAACGAAGGAATTTGCAAATGGTTATGTTTTCAGACGGCTTGACGCACGAGCCAAAGTCTTTATAGAATACGTTCCTGCTGAGTATGCATGGCTTCCGGTTACTGCTCCCAATTATTTAATGGTGAATTGTTTTTGGGTTTCAGGCCAGTATAAAGGGCAAGGGCATGGATATAACTTGCTTCAGTTTGTGATTGAAGATGCAAAAAAGCAACAGAAGGATGGATTGGTTACTGTTGTAGGTACAAAAAAGAATCATTTTATGAGTGATACGAAATGGTTACTGCAACATGGCTTTGAGGAAGTAGAAAAACTTCCAAATGGATTTTCATTGTTAGTAATGAATTTTCATGAGAATAGTGCAGTTCCGTATTTTAATGATTGCGTTAAAAGTGGAGAATGTCCCGACAAACAGGGAATGGTGGCTTATTATTCCAATCGTTGCCCATATACGGATTATTATGTAGATGGTATGTTGCGTGTTCTTGCTCAAGAAAAAAATATTCCCTTAAAAGTGATTAAATTAGAAACAAGAGAGCAAGCACAAAACTCTCCTACACCAGCTACTATCTTTTCTCTTTTTTGTAATGGGAAATTTGTAACAACGGATTTAAGTGTATGTACAGAAACTAAATTTGTTAAGCTGATAAATTTGTAA